Part of the Benincasa hispida cultivar B227 chromosome 11, ASM972705v1, whole genome shotgun sequence genome, aTATCTTCaatatctatcactaatatataatggcatttttttttatatttgaaaatattttaagtattttgctaattaaaataattacccatAGAAATATAGGgaataaaacaaaacattttgTAACTTTAGTAACCACCCAAAACAAATTCTAGTGTAGAAACTAAAAGGTacgttttgaaaatttatagttCTGAAGCCCcacatttgaaaaattaaagaattttaCAATTATAAGATAAAAGAGTTATTTCCTCCATTTTCAATTGGTTTTGAGTTGAAATCCACCTTAtcaaatgaccaaaatgaaattttaaattagagttGAAGTATACAAGATAGGACTATTGCAAAGTAGATAATTGTAAACAAGACTTGCTATATGAGAATTTAACCAACAAATACTTAAATACATGACAATTAAAAAGATGCAAAAAAAAGAGAactaaatatgaaaataaaatgagatATATGCTTATTCTCAAGataacaatttaaaaatcaaCTAAAGTGTTTTAATGAAGttttataaaatgtttaacaagaaaggttttttttttttttaatttaatttttgacatGAATAAGAAAGTTTATTATCTATATAAAAAAGTTTGTCTTAAAATAAACTCCtttgtcattttcttctttGGCCAACTTTTTCCATGTGAGGGCTTTGTTGAAAGaaatatgtataaataaaaaaatatatatatatattcaacctACTTTTGAGGGCATCTCATAAGTGAAACCTTTATAGAAAGTATTTGTTTCAACTTTGAGTACTAATATTCCTCAAATAAAACTAACCGTTTGGTATTTTATAATATGgggaattaaattatttttttttgaaaaattttgattaagaaaatattttgtgTCAATAAAAGCATAGCTCagtataaatttttaatatcaacTTGAGTTAGATGTTTATTTTCTACTCTATGTATTGtcaaaaataaaagtatttgaTACGAtacttaaaacttaaaaaaaaacctataatTTGTATAAAAAACTCTCAAACgttaataatttatttggcttttattttatgttttttaaattaaaaatcttaATCATAATATACAAAATGGCCATTGTTTTTTGTacctaaattttttttcaaaatattttaattgtttagAAAAAGCATTGATGTTGATTTTAGGTAAAATTGAAACTTAAAAGTGACTGGTgcaaaactaaaatgaaataaactatgcaaaatgtccataatatgtttaaaattttgtttacaaTATACATACTTGTTAATTTCAATTCAaattttgttggaaaaaaaaaaatcaatccgAGGCATAGCATTTtgagaattttaattttactcctatattttattttttaattaaacattttaatgaaAATCTCTAACAAAGagtaaaactaaaaatttgaaaactttgCAAGAAAATTGAAGCGAATCACAAATATAAAAAACATTTCTcctatgtttttatttttataaatacaaaattaatttgttaaaccataaatatattcatttcaaattcaatattaCAATTATGGAGAGGAAATTTAAATGTAGAATTCGAACAGAAAATAagcatacatatatataaaataaaaaaagattttcaaaaatagaaaaatatagaaaattatttacacaaacttgtaaatttaatcattttaaatttctataagtttctatcatcgatagacattaataaacttctatcgatctttatcaatgataaacttttatCTGTTTCTATTACTAATAGACACTTCTAAAAGTTGATTagtatctatcaatattttttttatttctataaatagtgatattttttctatccgTAAATATTTTCATACATATATCATCCTACAAATgtgaaaatctttttttttttatttggttaaCATAATAAATTTGGAATGGTTGGTTTAAGTTTCCGATTTTGTTTGAAGGAGTAGATGTCATATGATAAACAAAATCATCTcatacaaaaaaacaaaacaagatttacgaaaatattattttcaaacaaGGATGTTACAAAATACGATATTCAAATCAACATgaacataatttaaataattaaggtccattaattatttgattattttttattttaaaaattaagcttataaacatcatttttatttattacttttattttctatattttaagggtattttcaaaattaaaaccaaaatttgaaaactaagattccgtttagtaactatttcgttttttgtttttggtttttgagaattaagcctatttcctcCCTATTTGTCATAATGTTTTTGCATCTTTTTGAATTACAACggttgaatttttaaccaaatttcaaaaagaaaaaaagatattaaaaactattttttaagttttcaaatttagtttgattttttaaactattggtaaaagtACATAATAAAGGAAGAACTTCGAAGGTgaaagtaatatttataagcttaattttcaaaaataaaaatctaaaaccACATGGTTACTAAATGGGGCCTAAAAACGTAGgttttatttgataaatatttgatttttggttttaaatttttgaaaattaagccaaTACACACCATTTCCCACCTCTAAATTATTTGTTTTGTAATCTATTTTTCaaccaatattttcaaaatcaaattaagttttgaaaattaaaaaaaaaaaaaaacagtattCGTTTTGTAACCAAACAAGGAcgtagttttcaaaacttattttttatttgaaaaatagctaaaaaacaattaaaaaacttaagaaatatgaaattCATAAATAAGAAATGGTGAAAAAATAAACCGaccaaataattattaaacggtgaaaaaaaaaaaaagaaagacttAAATCTCCACCTTAATTCAACTAACAAATAATCttattccaaatgaaaaaaaaaagaaagaaaaatacctttatattaatatttaaaatttcatttcaaaattaacgTGTCAcatgcaaaagaagaaaaaaaaagactgACAAAGAAAAAACCCATCGCATTACCGAAACTACCCTTTGGTCCAACGTTCCATTTCCATATCCATTTGAATTTCCCCTTGCGGGCCCCACCCAGAAAATCCTCCTCCCTTATAAAACGGCTAAAAACCGTTGGTGGCATTCTTGTAAATTATTCCAACTGACAAGGGCAAATTAACGGAGGAGCCGAAATTTTTCGGTCTTCGACACAAGAGAATATCGCCGCCCGAAATCAGAAGAAAAGCTCGAACCCCCACATTTCTGTTCCCTCACTTTCAACCCTAACTTATCTCAAATGACCTTTTTACCCTTCCCAACATTTGAATTTCGAATCTATCTCCACGCCATTTCCCACAATCTTTAGGGGTATAATCGgaataataatttgaataattttatttgttgttattttatttttatacatCTATTAAAGATGCATaagttcaaatttttgtttttttgggatCTCACTCCCATGAACGTTATaacaaaaagaaatggaaatataaaaaccaaattttaaaatcatttttttttttaaatttaaactatCATTGGAGTTTTTTTCCCTTCGTTAAGTTTAATTGCTTGGTTATGTATTTACATTAATagtaaagaaaaattaattttcacaaAAATGCATTATTCAAAACAGAAttcttatttaaaatattatataaaatattatgacAATAAGTTAAATTTGTGCTTCATTGATAAGAAAATACAagttataataataatacaattaCATTTATCTACGgcttgtaatttttgttttatttctttcaaataaattgaaatattttatgaaagaTGTAGGTGCTTTTAAATTATGTTCAATTTCatctaaacaaaaaaatatttaaagttaTGTGTAACCAATTAAGCTTTGAGTTTCCAAACATATATTTTTGAGTTTGATAACATGTGTTTAAGtcaaatatataaaacatcATTTAACAAGaggtttttaaatatatttaacttATTACTAGACGATGAATGAAATTAGtgattagaactaaaataattagtagGTTAAATTCTAAACTTCGTctctaaatatttatttcttaacCTCTAATTTCTATATCTGAAGTACAATTTTATACCAATCGAGTTAACTATGCTTATTTTAGTTTGTTTCTAAAAAGTTTATATACGTGTTTACTAGGTccttaatatatttaaaaatcttaaaaataaattcaactttcaaacatgaaattcaattttgtattttatagttatgtgaatttttagaaattttcaaacaaataaaaaaatattcgtAAAATTatttgacataaaattaaaaatttaaaggtatataataatttttttatttaatagtttcgagataaaataaaagaaaataatcgaATGTTTTGAAGGATTTAATTAGAaattttaaagagaaattagtttaattaacaatactgctgaaaatattcacaaaaatatatcacaATATTATAGGCTACTGCGATAGATTATTATTTGTGTCTATCACGATATTACAAATAGTAATTTATAGTCGTCTATCATAAATAGATTGTGATATTGTGTTATAATTTGTGaatattttgattcaattttttatatttgaaaataaccttAATTAAAGGTTGAAATAAGATTTAAAgccaaaataaataatgaacttaaaataggaaaaaaaaagaaaaagaaaggtaaAATAGCATCATTTCTTTTTGTTAAGCCTTTTGAGAACTTGTACATATTCCGCATTTAGAGTTTGTCCCCATCggttatttttcaaaaagagaaaaaaagttattttctttttttccttttatataaatataaataaatatatttttatggggcaataaatattaaattgattcgATTTTCTATAGATTTTCGCTACAGTGAAGAAGGCAAGAGAAAAAACCCACGCTCCccgtcttcttcttccttctgcTACAAATCGCTTCTTCGATTTCTGAACTTAGGGCTTTATCGGCGAGTTTTCCAATACACATTGCTGCTGTTCCTTGTTTAGGAACAAGAAGGCGATCGCCATTCCATTCACAGCGGAGGTGAAAGTGAACAGTGAaacaaaggaagaagaaatggatGAGGAAATGGAGGTTGAGCCGGTTGTGTTTGAGGCTTATGAAGTTGACATTGAGTATGAGTTTGATGCGGCTAGGTATTTTGATTTCACTCGTGAGGAGAGTTTTGATGAGGCTTGTCAAGCTGAGCTCTGGTTCCAGTCTGCTGGAAGTTACCCTCCTTCTCGTGAGtaatgtttttggttttttattggattttatctGACTCTTTGTTTGTGTTATTGTTGGAGTTTGTGacttgtttttggtttttggaggATTTGATGATCGTTTATTTAAGGGATTTTGTTGACGAATCTGTTATTGAGATTTtcgtttctttatttgtttatacTAATCTTAATGATGTTTCATTTTCGTTGTTTTAGCTGTTGATTTTGTTTCTTTGATTTCTGTGGTGTAAGAAGTGTGTGAAGGGGGACTGGAATTTGTGATTTTCTTGAAATGTTTGTCATGTGGAGTGTGTCAAGCGATTAGCGAACTTGAATTCATGGTTTTCTTGAAATAGTATGTGGGATTTTCACTGGGCTCATTTCGTTTCTTTgaatttcctttttgttttttgtgtCAGCGTTTGTTGCGAAACTGTTTCTGATGGAAGAGTGTCTTTTCGATATTCAAAATGCATCTAAGAAATCTGAGGACCAGAATAACACAGTTGATTCACTTAACGGTGGCAGCCAAGAAGCAAACAGAGGTACATTTCTGGTTCAATAATCTTCTGTCTTCTGTTCATCTCTGCTTTGATATACTATTCTGGTCGGTGGTTGATAATAACAAATTGTGAGATTATCTTGTAGATTGCGAAGGAGCAAACAGAGAAATCTTCACCAACTTACGGGATGGAGACGTACAAAAAATTCACAATCAACAGCTTCAATTTACATCAGGTGATCTGTCTGTTTCTGAAGTAACTAGTGAATGTAAAAGATGAAATCAAAATCTTTGATAAGCTGCATTTTGCTTTTTCAAATATGATCCCCCCCTTTTTagcatttttttcccttttttgtttctgtttttcAGGATCTAAATCATACAATCATCTATCTCTGAACAAACCAAAAGTCAAACCCCCATCTTGTGTCAAACCATCTAAACCCCGGGGGACTACTCTGATGAAACCAACAGCAAGCCACTTGGCGAGACAAAATTTGCCTACTCAACTTACTGATATCAAGTGAGTGCTACTGATGGTGTgcttcatttcattttcttattgATGATGTATATAGGCCAAAACTTCTtctattattgttgtttattATCCTATGTTTTTCTTTGCAAAATTTCACCAACCTTTTCATGTTGCACAAACTATCAGGAAGGCTACTTTAACTTGTTTGCAGATTCTTGTAATGTACACAATTGTCACAATGCCCTCTGAATTTGGCCAGAGTGGtcctttattttttgaaaaagccTATTTGGTTATCGAGGCTAGTAATATGATTCTGTTCAATAAATTCTTCAAACAGTAAATGAATATCGTGTATTCTTTCTTCTAGTAATGTTAGGTTTGGATTTTTAGGTTGCAGAGAGTACTTGTTAAAAACAATGAGACAAGTGTCTGTAGTTTTGGGATCGAAAGTCAAGCTATCAAGAAGCAGAAGCTGGATGGTGGTCACTCGCGCAAGGTACATATGTTGTACAATATTTCATCATCTCCTCTTTGATCTGTGATTTTGTCAATTTGACCTGATAACTTCCACTCTATACATCATCAATATTTTCTTATCACCATGAATCATAAAATTTCTTTTGTTGGTGTACTTCCTGAAAAATCTGTCCTTATTTTTCTGATATCCAATTCCATTGGAGAGTGTTCTATTTCCTCCTTTATTCTTTCTATATTTTTGGGTAACCCTCAATATTTTTAGTCGATGTCTAATCACTGTTTTAAAAGGCATGTTTGGTTCTAGGTATGTAAGGGCACCTTTGGGTGTTTCGAGTGTCAATTGAGATAATCTCACTCAAATGAGCAAATCGTGCATCTTAGTAATATCACCTCGGGGTTCTCCCTCATTTTTTCTGCAAGAATgctcttcttcaatttcttcccctctctttttgtttttgtttttttttttttttgtttttagagaaACAATTTTTTTGACAAACAATAATATGTCTATTGAAATATTCTGCTATGCACCTAACTTTGTATGAGTTCTAATTTTAACTTTGCATACAGGTGAATGAAATAAAGCAGCAGACTAGTTTAGTCCACAAGCTTCCCAAAAAggtgtgcttttttttttttaatagttattactactattattttttttaatcagcTCTAACCCCTTAGATAAAGTTCatttaagaaaaaatgaagtCCTTCATGATAGCTTCCAAATGACCAAATAATGTTAACATGTTCTTAGAGGTAAATGCAAGTGTGTATCTCCAAATTTTTGTATCTTAAACTGTAATTTCTTTGAGTTTACCATACTACTGTATGTGTTATTCAgccttttgttttttctttgccTGCACTATTCTTAAGTCTGATTTGATGTGGATTCAACTGAGTCTGGTTTCTAATTATTATGGTGAACAAGAAATCTTCGTGTATTATCTGCAACTATATAAGTATATTCATGTTTTGGCAGGATGGGATTGCTGATAAAACTACTTTGAATGCCAAGCTGAAGATTACAATTCCTAGGCAGCCTGACCTTGAAACAGCCCATAGGGCACATAGGACGAGGTTGGAAATTGATACTActttaatttactttatttaGATAAATGTAGGTCCCAGATTATTCATAGGGGGTTTACAGTTACTTAAATTGCTTTGATGTCAGACTGAAAAGTAGGGTGGAAGAAGATTACGAGATAACAACCACTCGAAGGTTTAGAGCCCGCCCGTTAAACAGAAAAGTTGGTACTTGTCTCCGATAATAATTAGTGATTCATGAATTGCCGTTTCCTGTTTGCTGATTGACGATGCATGTCCTTTCCATATTGCAGATTTTAGAGGCTCCATCACTTCCGCTCCTAAAGAAAAGCACTCCCAAATTGCCTGAGTTTCAAGTGAGACATTTTCCTGTCATGTTCAATGAGGATGCATTATAACAAGTGTCCttgaagaaatataaaaaagcAGCAATAAAATGTAGAGTGAGATGCGATAGGCTTTTATACTAGTCCTCATGTTGTCTTTTGTGTTTGTTGCCTTGCCTCTTAGGAATTTCACTTGAGAACGTTGGAGAGGGCCATGCAAAATACTTCTGCTGTTTCATCCTCAGCCTTTCATCATGATTTTTCTGACATTACGGTCACTAGAAATATGGAGTCTAGAAggtattaaaatgaaaaagaatctTGTACTGCTCTCAATAAATACAAATACTGACGTTCTTTTGTCACAGTACTGATAAGTTGCATTTGTCTGTCTAGATCAAATGCCATTGATGATCAAAAGCATGATGAGTATCATGTAATGCAAAATTTCAAGGCATGTCCTCTTAATAGAAAGGTAAATAATTCCTTTATTTGTGCTTTGCGTGATAATGTTGAGCAATTAGGCTTATTTATGGCGTGACTGGTGCAGATATTTTCAAGTAAAGGTGAAATAGGTGTTTTTAGAAATAGCAAGCAAGAAACCACAATACCAATGGTAAGCTTTTATTTCTCCCCATATTTCCTTAATACACATTTTACCTTTcctattcctaagtctctaagATGACATCATATTTACTGCATTCAGGAATTTAAATTCCACAGCGAGAAGAGAATTCTGCAACCACCAACAGAACTTTTCAACAAGGTACATATAGGTTAATTTTgtgttattttatatttctGTATCATTAGTTCCAAGATTAATGTGACTGTTTCAATATTCTTATTAGCTTTCGCTAACATCTCAACTCCATTCAAATAATGGACCTACAAAAGTTCCTCCCCGTCCGTCCATATCTTTGAAggtattaattcattttcaTAACTTCAAAGTTTCCAGTATTCACTTGGAATTACTCATATTCatctttttttagaaatttaaattttctaacCATCTAAAATCTTTTATTCTCGATCTTTTTGGGATAAGAGCTCAAAGGAAAATAATTTGGTGTTGTTTCAACCAGAACATAAGGTAAATGCTATAcctcttttttttatatgattttttcttCTTGTACAATTTCATTTTAATGCCCTACACTTCAAATTTTATACCCTCATTAAAGGTTTTTTTTATGGGCTGATAAGAATCTGCCTTCACTGGTAGAAGCAAGGTTTTTCTATTTGAACTTTTGTCTTATATATTAGTATTCCATTGTAGATAAGTCAATTGGTGAAAGAAACACCTCCATTTGTGGAAAAGCAGATTTATATGGGAAATAATGGATGCGTATCTGATTCCTACAACAACCAGTTGAGCGTGAGGTATTCCATGTGAATAATTGTGATAATTTTGCAATCGTCTTACCACTTGAATTTAACAAAAGATTAATCTCTTAACCATGCAGGAATCTGTGAATTCGCCTAAGCATTCAGAATTTGAAAGAGTGGTTTCCTTCTGCTGGGGCATCTGATTTTGGTTTCAGCCTTTAAACAGAAACCATTACATGATGTTGATAACAACAGTACAGAAAAGTTTCTCGAGCTATTTTTTCATCATAGAAATCAATTGAAGTCCATATAGTACAGAAAAGTTGCCTCTAGATTTATCTAACCAAGTCCTTGTGTTCCCCCAACTTGTATCCAAATCCAAATAAAAGCATGCAAGTTTGCCGGATAATGTATAGCCCTCATTCCC contains:
- the LOC120091924 gene encoding protein TPX2-like isoform X2, with product MDEEMEVEPVVFEAYEVDIEYEFDAARYFDFTREESFDEACQAELWFQSAGSYPPSPFVAKLFLMEECLFDIQNASKKSEDQNNTVDSLNGGSQEANRDCEGANREIFTNLRDGDVQKIHNQQLQFTSGSKSYNHLSLNKPKVKPPSCVKPSKPRGTTLMKPTASHLARQNLPTQLTDIKLQRVLVKNNETSVCSFGIESQAIKKQKLDGGHSRKVNEIKQQTSLVHKLPKKDGIADKTTLNAKLKITIPRQPDLETAHRAHRTRLKSRVEEDYEITTTRRFRARPLNRKILEAPSLPLLKKSTPKLPEFQEFHLRTLERAMQNTSAVSSSAFHHDFSDITVTRNMESRRSNAIDDQKHDEYHVMQNFKACPLNRKIFSSKGEIGVFRNSKQETTIPMEFKFHSEKRILQPPTELFNKLSLTSQLHSNNGPTKVPPRPSISLKLKGK
- the LOC120091924 gene encoding protein TPX2-like isoform X1 yields the protein MDEEMEVEPVVFEAYEVDIEYEFDAARYFDFTREESFDEACQAELWFQSAGSYPPSPFVAKLFLMEECLFDIQNASKKSEDQNNTVDSLNGGSQEANRDCEGANREIFTNLRDGDVQKIHNQQLQFTSGSKSYNHLSLNKPKVKPPSCVKPSKPRGTTLMKPTASHLARQNLPTQLTDIKLQRVLVKNNETSVCSFGIESQAIKKQKLDGGHSRKVNEIKQQTSLVHKLPKKDGIADKTTLNAKLKITIPRQPDLETAHRAHRTRLKSRVEEDYEITTTRRFRARPLNRKILEAPSLPLLKKSTPKLPEFQEFHLRTLERAMQNTSAVSSSAFHHDFSDITVTRNMESRRSNAIDDQKHDEYHVMQNFKACPLNRKIFSSKGEIGVFRNSKQETTIPMEFKFHSEKRILQPPTELFNKLSLTSQLHSNNGPTKVPPRPSISLKSSKENNLVLFQPEHKISQLVKETPPFVEKQIYMGNNGCVSDSYNNQLSVRNL
- the LOC120091924 gene encoding protein TPX2-like isoform X3 produces the protein MDEEMEVEPVVFEAYEVDIEYEFDAARYFDFTREESFDEACQAELWFQSAGSYPPSPFVAKLFLMEECLFDIQNASKKSEDQNNTVDSLNGGSQEANRDCEGANREIFTNLRDGDVQKIHNQQLQFTSGSKSYNHLSLNKPKVKPPSCVKPSKPRGTTLMKPTASHLARQNLPTQLTDIKLQRVLVKNNETSVCSFGIESQAIKKQKLDGGHSRKVNEIKQQTSLVHKLPKKDGIADKTTLNAKLKITIPRQPDLETAHRAHRTRLKSRVEEDYEITTTRRFRARPLNRKILEAPSLPLLKKSTPKLPEFQEFHLRTLERAMQNTSAVSSSAFHHDFSDITVTRNMESRRSNAIDDQKHDEYHVMQNFKACPLNRKIFSSKGEIGVFRNSKQETTIPMEFKFHSEKRILQPPTELFNKLSLTSQLHSNNGPTKVPPRPSISLKNIR